From Mustela nigripes isolate SB6536 chromosome 13, MUSNIG.SB6536, whole genome shotgun sequence, one genomic window encodes:
- the INSM2 gene encoding insulinoma-associated protein 2, translating to MPRGFLVKRTKRTGGSYRVRLAERGFPRLGPQGAPPFPEEASNAPQPSTEQVAPPTLEEAAVARELSGSSCRAARVSLGEDRQEGAAEWRADGREGPGPSPSPTKPAGAELRRAFLERCLSSPVSAESFPGGAAAVAAFSCSAAPAAAPTSGEQFLLPLRAPFPEPEFHPDPAPLSATLHGLKRAAGNERRAKAPPGCTSGPAAAGVKKPKAMRKLNFTDEVTTSPVLGLKIKEEEPGAPSRGLGGSRTPLGEFICQLCKEQYADPFALAQHRCSRIVRVEYRCPECDKVFSCPANLASHRRWHKPRPAAANASTVSSADRKPPPSSSSTSPDSGAVASFLAEGKENSRAERGADQHLQARDSSRAEQLQDSAAHQSLPVLSHPEPPLPQVPYTEGVLGRRMPGPGSASGVGGPEIFMCPYCHKKFRRQAYLRKHLGTHEAGSARALAPGFGSEHCAPLAFACPLCGAHFPSADIRDKHRLWHAVREELLLPALAGAPPESPSPGGESDGSAQQIFSCKHCPSTFFSSPGLTRHINKCHPSESRQVLLLQMPLRPGC from the coding sequence ATGCCGAGGGGCTTCCTGGTAAAGCGAACTAAACGGACAGGCGGCTCATATCGAGTGCGCCTAGCTGAGCGGGGCTTCCCCAGGCTGGGGCCCCAGGGGGCGCCGCCCTTCCCCGAGGAGGCTTCCAATGCCCCCCAGCCCAGTACGGAGCAGGTGGCACCCCCCACCTTGGAGGAGGCAGCGGTGGCCCGTGAACTGTCGGGGTCGTCCTGTCGGGCGGCTAGGGTGAGCCTGGGGGAGGACAGGCAGGAAGGTGCTGCGGAGTGGAGGGCGGATGGTAGGGAGGGTCCCGGGCCAAGCCCCAGCCCCACGAAGCCGGCTGGCGCGGAGCTGCGCCGGGCATTCCTGGAGCGCTGCCTCAGCTCACCCGTCTCTGCAGAGTCCTTCCCTGGGGGTGCCGCCGCCGTGGCTGCTTTCTCCTGCTCGGCGGCGCCAGCAGCTGCACCGACCTCGGGGGAGCAGTTCCTGCTGCCGCTCCGGGCACCGTTCCCAGAGCCAGAGTTCCACCCAGACCCTGCGCCCCTCTCGGCCACCCTGCATGGCCTGAAGCGGGCCGCTGGCAATGAGCGCCGTGCCAAGGCACCACCGGGCTGCACGTCTGGACCTGCGGCCGCCGGAGTCAAGAAGCCAAAGGCGATGAGGAAGTTGAACTTCACTGATGAAGTGACCACGTCCCCTGTCCTGGGCCTGAAGATTAAGGAGGAGGAGCCCGGAGCACCATCCCGGGGTCTGGGGGGCAGCCGCACGCCACTGGGGGAGTTTATCTGCCAGCTATGCAAGGAGCAGTACGCGGACCCTTTCGCTCTGGCTCAGCACCGCTGCTCCCGCATCGTACGCGTCGAGTACCGCTGCCCTGAGTGCGACAAGGTCTTCAGCTGCCCTGCGAACCTTGCCTCCCATCGCCGCTGGCACAAACCGCGTCCCGCAGCGGCAAATGCCTCCACAGTGTCCTCAGCCGACAGGAAGCCGCCTCCTTCGTCTTCCTCGACCTCCCCAGACTCTGGGGCTGTTGCATCTTTCTTGGCGGAGGGGAAGGAGAACAGCCGGGCAGAGCGAGGGGCCGATCAGCACCTGCAGGCGAGGGACAGCTCCAGGGCGGAGCAGCTCCAGGACAGCGCCGCGCACCAGAGCCTCCCGGTGCTGTCCCACCCTGAGCCACCGCTGCCTCAGGTCCCTTATACGGAGGGGGTGTTGGGGCGCCGGATGCCTGGGCCAGGTAGTGCCAGTGGTGTTGGGGGACCCGAGATCTTCATGTGTCCCTATTGTCACAAAAAGTTCCGTCGCCAAGCCTATCTGCGCAAGCACCTAGGCACTCACGAGGCAGGCTCCGCTCGTGCGCTTGCCCCGGGCTTTGGCTCCGAACACTGTGCCCCACTCGCCTTCGCTTGCCCACTGTGCGGGGCGCACTTCCCGTCCGCTGACATCAGGGACAAACACCGGCTGTGGCACGCGGTCCGCGAGGAGCTGCTCCTGCCTGCTCTGGCCGGGGCTCCCCCTGAATCACCGAGCCCAGGCGGAGAATCCGACGGGAGTGCTCAGCAAATTTTCTCATGCAAGCACTGCCCGTCCACTTTCTTTAGCTCCCCGGGGCTGACCCGGCACATAAATAAGTGCCACCCCTCAGAAAGTCGGCAGGTACTGCTGCTGCAGATGCCATTGCGGCCTGGCTGTTGA